One Streptomyces coeruleorubidus DNA segment encodes these proteins:
- a CDS encoding DoxX family membrane protein encodes MTHGMRTDTHTPHFGRDGDWRDTAVRYALLPLRVFLGVTFIYAGLDKLTDSAFMKDAGSGSVGDMMRAVRDSSAIPALVDLSLKSPVGFGYAIAFGELAVGIGTLLGLLARLAALGGALISLSLWLTVSWASDPYYYGNDLAYLMAWIPLVLAGAPLLSVDAALRSRRRERAGGYR; translated from the coding sequence ATGACTCACGGTATGAGAACGGACACGCACACCCCCCACTTCGGCCGGGATGGAGACTGGCGGGACACCGCCGTCCGCTACGCCCTCCTTCCCCTACGGGTCTTCCTCGGTGTCACCTTCATCTACGCCGGCCTGGACAAGCTCACCGACAGCGCCTTCATGAAGGACGCCGGTTCCGGCTCGGTCGGCGACATGATGCGTGCCGTCCGCGACTCCTCCGCCATCCCCGCCCTGGTCGACCTTTCTCTGAAGAGCCCCGTCGGCTTCGGCTACGCCATCGCCTTCGGAGAACTGGCCGTCGGCATCGGCACCCTGCTCGGTCTGCTCGCCCGTCTCGCCGCACTCGGAGGCGCGCTGATCTCCCTCAGCCTGTGGCTGACCGTGAGCTGGGCCTCCGACCCGTACTACTACGGCAACGACCTCGCCTACCTCATGGCCTGGATCCCCCTCGTGCTCGCGGGTGCTCCCCTGCTCTCCGTGGATGCCGCCTTGCGGTCACGGCGACGGGAGAGGGCAGGGGGTTACAGGTAG
- a CDS encoding C40 family peptidase, whose protein sequence is MAAHRKSRQRSMGGSKARTAATIAFAGAATATGFDGTGHAEPQLTPGQVKAEVDKLYREAEVATEKYNGAKEKAEAAGRRLKDLQDQAARKEERLNSAREALGSVAAAQYRVGGLDPAFQLALSDDPDRYLQNAEFVERAGNRQNAAVTRVRKQLREIEQLRGAAHIELTSLKSRQTELKRHKKTVTGKLGSARQLLSRLSVQERSGLGEAPGTDRASRSSTGPRDTLAAPGSAAAQAPNARAAAAVSYAYQKLGSPYVWGATGPNAFDCSGLVQAAYRSAGVSLPRTTYSQIDAGRRVSRSELLPGDLVFFYAGISHVGIYVGNGRMIHAPNPSAPVRVAPLDEMPFTGATRVV, encoded by the coding sequence TTGGCAGCACACCGCAAGTCCCGACAGCGCTCGATGGGTGGCAGCAAGGCCCGTACGGCCGCCACGATCGCCTTCGCCGGCGCGGCGACGGCGACGGGCTTCGACGGAACCGGGCACGCCGAACCGCAGCTCACCCCGGGCCAGGTCAAGGCCGAGGTGGACAAGCTGTACCGGGAGGCGGAGGTCGCCACCGAGAAGTACAACGGCGCGAAGGAGAAGGCCGAGGCGGCCGGACGGCGGCTGAAGGACCTCCAGGACCAGGCGGCACGCAAGGAGGAACGGCTCAACTCCGCCCGCGAGGCACTGGGTTCGGTCGCCGCCGCCCAGTACCGTGTGGGCGGCCTCGACCCCGCGTTCCAGCTCGCCCTGTCCGACGATCCCGACCGGTACCTCCAGAACGCCGAGTTCGTCGAGCGGGCCGGAAACCGGCAGAACGCCGCCGTCACACGCGTACGCAAGCAGCTGAGGGAGATCGAACAGCTGCGGGGCGCCGCCCACATCGAGCTGACGTCCCTGAAGTCGCGGCAGACGGAACTGAAGCGGCACAAGAAGACCGTCACCGGCAAGCTGGGTTCCGCGCGGCAGCTGCTGTCCCGGCTCAGCGTGCAGGAACGTTCCGGGCTCGGCGAAGCGCCAGGCACGGACCGCGCCTCACGCTCTTCCACGGGCCCGCGCGACACCCTGGCCGCCCCGGGATCCGCCGCCGCCCAGGCGCCCAACGCCCGCGCGGCCGCCGCCGTGTCCTACGCCTACCAGAAGCTCGGCAGCCCCTACGTCTGGGGCGCGACCGGCCCGAACGCCTTCGACTGCTCGGGCCTCGTCCAGGCCGCGTACCGCTCCGCGGGCGTCTCCCTGCCCCGCACGACGTACTCCCAGATCGACGCGGGCCGCCGCGTCTCCCGCTCCGAACTGCTCCCCGGTGACCTGGTGTTCTTCTACGCCGGCATCAGTCACGTCGGCATCTATGTGGGCAACGGCCGCATGATCCACGCCCCGAACCCCTCCGCCCCGGTCCGGGTCGCCCCGCTCGACGAGATGCCGTTCACGGGCGCCACCCGGGTGGTCTGA
- the pcrA gene encoding DNA helicase PcrA → MSSLFDDSFLADLQAQRGPADEPPPPPEDDHSPEPVPDDLFGGKFDVPPDRDAYYRDGAPRPVVDTAALLEGLNDNQRAAVVHSGSPLLIVAGAGSGKTRVLTHRIAHLLAERGVHPGQILAITFTNKAAGEMKERVEQLVGPRANAMWVMTFHSACVRILRRESKKLGFTSSFSIYDAADSKRLMALVCRDLDLDPKRFPPKSFSAKISNLKNELIDEEDFAAQASDGFEKTLAQAYAMYQSRLREANALDFDDLIMTTVNLLRAFPDVAEHYRRRFRHVLVDEYQDTNHAQYALVRELVGTFEHSVDVPPGPEDVPPAELCVVGDADQSIYAFRGATIRNILQFEEDYPDATTILLEQNYRSTQTILSAANAVIERNESRRPKNLWTNAGAGATITGYVADTEHDEAQFVADEIDRLTDAGEAKAGDVAVFYRTNAQSRVFEEVFIRVGLPYKVVGGVRFYERKEVRDVLAYLRVLANPEDSVPLRRILNVPKRGIGDRAEAMIDALAQREKISFPQALKRVDEAYGMAARSTNAVKRFNTLMEDLRTIVESGAGPATVLEAVLERTGYLAELQASTDPQDETRIENLQELAAVAMEFEQERGEDEQSTLSDFLEQVALVADSDQIPDEEDGDGVITLMTLHTAKGLEFPVVFLTGMEDGVFPHMRALGQTKELEEERRLAYVGITRARERLYLTRSTLRSAWGQPSYNPPSRFLEEIPPAYVEWKRTGATAPASSGPVSGVAASLSSSRSRSSASGASGFATRRTSEKPVVSLAVGDRVTHDQFGLGTVVAVKGTGGNAEATIDFGDTKPKRLLLRYAPVEKL, encoded by the coding sequence ATGAGCAGCCTCTTTGACGACAGCTTCCTGGCGGACCTCCAGGCCCAGCGGGGCCCTGCGGACGAGCCCCCGCCGCCACCCGAGGACGATCACTCTCCGGAGCCGGTTCCGGACGATCTGTTCGGCGGGAAGTTCGACGTGCCGCCGGACCGGGACGCCTACTACCGCGACGGCGCCCCGCGCCCGGTGGTGGACACCGCCGCCCTCCTGGAGGGGCTGAACGACAACCAGCGCGCCGCCGTCGTCCACTCCGGCTCCCCGCTGCTCATCGTGGCCGGCGCCGGCTCCGGCAAGACCCGCGTGCTCACGCACCGCATCGCCCACCTGCTCGCCGAGCGGGGCGTGCACCCGGGCCAGATCCTCGCGATCACCTTCACCAACAAGGCCGCCGGCGAGATGAAGGAGCGCGTCGAGCAGCTCGTCGGCCCGCGGGCGAACGCGATGTGGGTGATGACCTTCCACAGTGCGTGCGTGCGCATCCTGCGGCGGGAGAGCAAGAAGCTCGGCTTCACATCCTCCTTCTCGATCTACGACGCCGCCGACTCCAAGCGCCTGATGGCCCTGGTCTGCCGTGACCTGGACCTCGACCCCAAGCGCTTCCCGCCGAAGTCCTTCAGCGCCAAGATCAGCAACCTGAAGAACGAGCTGATCGACGAGGAGGACTTCGCAGCCCAGGCCTCCGACGGCTTCGAGAAGACCCTCGCCCAGGCCTACGCGATGTACCAGTCGCGGCTGCGCGAGGCGAACGCCCTCGACTTCGACGACCTGATCATGACGACGGTCAACCTGCTCCGCGCCTTCCCGGACGTCGCCGAGCACTACCGCCGCCGCTTCCGCCACGTGCTGGTGGACGAGTACCAGGACACCAACCACGCCCAGTACGCCCTCGTCCGGGAGCTCGTCGGCACCTTTGAGCACTCCGTCGACGTACCGCCGGGCCCGGAGGACGTCCCGCCCGCCGAGCTGTGCGTGGTGGGTGACGCCGACCAGTCGATCTACGCCTTCCGCGGCGCGACGATCCGCAACATCCTCCAGTTCGAGGAGGACTACCCGGACGCGACGACGATCCTGCTGGAGCAGAACTACCGCTCCACCCAGACGATCCTCAGCGCGGCCAACGCGGTCATCGAGCGCAACGAGTCCCGCCGCCCCAAGAACCTGTGGACCAACGCGGGTGCGGGCGCCACGATCACCGGCTACGTCGCCGACACCGAGCACGACGAGGCGCAGTTCGTCGCCGACGAGATAGACCGCCTCACGGACGCCGGCGAGGCGAAGGCCGGCGACGTCGCCGTCTTCTACCGCACCAACGCCCAGTCCCGTGTCTTCGAAGAGGTCTTCATCCGCGTCGGCCTGCCCTACAAGGTCGTCGGCGGCGTCCGCTTCTACGAGCGCAAGGAGGTCCGGGACGTCCTGGCCTACCTGCGCGTGCTGGCCAACCCGGAGGACTCGGTGCCGCTGCGCCGGATCCTCAACGTCCCCAAGCGGGGCATCGGCGACCGAGCCGAGGCGATGATCGACGCCCTCGCCCAGCGGGAGAAGATCAGCTTCCCGCAGGCACTGAAGCGCGTCGACGAGGCGTACGGCATGGCCGCGCGCTCCACCAACGCCGTCAAGCGGTTCAACACGCTGATGGAGGACCTCCGTACGATCGTCGAGTCCGGCGCCGGACCGGCCACGGTGCTGGAGGCCGTCCTGGAACGCACCGGGTACCTCGCCGAGTTGCAGGCCTCCACCGACCCGCAGGACGAGACCCGGATCGAGAACCTCCAGGAACTCGCCGCCGTCGCCATGGAGTTCGAGCAGGAGCGCGGCGAGGACGAGCAGAGCACGCTGTCCGACTTCCTGGAACAGGTCGCACTGGTCGCCGACTCCGACCAGATCCCCGACGAGGAGGACGGCGACGGCGTCATCACGCTGATGACCCTGCACACCGCCAAGGGCCTGGAGTTCCCGGTCGTCTTCCTGACCGGCATGGAGGACGGCGTCTTCCCGCACATGCGCGCCCTCGGCCAGACCAAGGAGCTGGAGGAGGAGCGGCGCCTGGCGTACGTCGGCATCACGCGCGCGCGGGAACGGCTCTATCTGACGCGGTCCACCCTGCGCAGCGCCTGGGGCCAGCCGTCGTACAACCCGCCCTCCCGCTTCCTGGAGGAGATCCCGCCGGCCTACGTGGAGTGGAAGCGGACGGGAGCGACCGCGCCCGCGTCCTCCGGTCCGGTCTCTGGGGTGGCGGCCTCGCTGTCGTCGTCCCGTTCGCGTTCGTCGGCGTCGGGCGCGTCCGGTTTCGCCACGCGCCGGACCTCCGAGAAGCCGGTCGTGTCGCTGGCGGTCGGAGACCGAGTCACGCACGACCAGTTCGGGCTCGGGACCGTCGTGGCGGTGAAGGGCACGGGCGGGAACGCCGAGGCGACCATCGACTTCGGGGACACCAAGCCGAAGCGGCTGCTGCTGCGGTACGCGCCGGTGGAGAAGCTGTAG
- a CDS encoding LuxR C-terminal-related transcriptional regulator — translation MSDPTEANSTAGSAEAAGPAESGGGPGRRVRVVLVDDHRMFRTGVQAEIGQTEQTGVEVVGEAADVDQAVTVITATRPEVVLLDVHLPGGGGVEVLRRCAPLMADAEQPVRFLALSVSDAAEDVIGVIRGGARGYVTKTITGTDLVDSVFRVQEGDAVFSPRLAGFVLDAFASTDAPPVDEDLDRLTQREREVLRLIARGYAYKEIAKQLFISVKTVESHVSAVLRKLQLSNRHELTRWATARRLV, via the coding sequence ATGAGCGACCCGACCGAGGCGAACAGTACGGCGGGATCGGCGGAGGCGGCCGGGCCCGCGGAGTCGGGCGGCGGCCCGGGGCGTCGCGTGCGCGTGGTCCTCGTGGACGACCACCGCATGTTCCGTACCGGGGTCCAGGCCGAGATCGGCCAGACCGAGCAGACCGGTGTCGAGGTCGTCGGCGAGGCAGCGGACGTCGACCAGGCGGTCACGGTCATCACCGCGACCCGGCCCGAGGTGGTCCTCCTCGACGTGCACCTGCCGGGTGGCGGCGGTGTCGAAGTGCTGCGCCGCTGCGCCCCGTTGATGGCCGACGCCGAGCAGCCCGTCCGCTTCCTCGCGCTGTCCGTGTCGGACGCGGCGGAGGACGTGATCGGCGTGATCCGCGGCGGGGCCCGCGGATACGTCACCAAGACGATCACCGGCACGGACCTCGTCGACTCCGTCTTCCGCGTCCAGGAGGGCGACGCGGTCTTCTCCCCGCGGCTGGCCGGGTTCGTCCTCGACGCCTTCGCCTCCACGGACGCGCCGCCGGTCGACGAGGACCTGGACCGCCTCACCCAGCGCGAGCGCGAGGTGCTGCGGCTCATCGCCCGGGGGTACGCGTACAAGGAGATCGCCAAGCAACTGTTCATCTCCGTGAAGACGGTCGAGTCGCATGTCTCGGCGGTCCTCCGCAAGCTCCAGCTCTCCAACCGGCACGAGCTGACGCGGTGGGCGACGGCTCGTCGGCTGGTGTGA
- a CDS encoding ATP-binding protein has product MSEAAAAPLAEPRPPRKLYRSSDGRWLGGVARGLAGHLGLPVIWVRLVFVGLFMADGLGALLYAAFWFFVPLGVGGVEAQKPPSLVSSETSPDGRRRLVARRPDKGQMVALLLMVVVAMVFVGNVNLSGAARAYLWPTVLVGAGVALVWRQADNARRARWVEVGRRRRTVTLLRSVGGVLLVTAGVSGIFVLQGSAAHLGSVLQAALAVLVGITLLAGPYLVRMTQDLSEERLMRIRAQERAEVAAHVHDSVLHTLTLIQRNAENANEVRRLARAQERDLRTWLYKPEGTGKDEADEPTTLADAVRRNAAEVEDKHGVPIEVVVVGDCPLDERIAAQMQAAREAMVNAAKYGGEGGAVQVYAEVEGKTVFVSVRDRGPGFDLDSIPADRMGVRESIIGRMERNGGTARLRAVPDGGTEVELEMERAEKTS; this is encoded by the coding sequence ATGTCGGAAGCCGCAGCAGCGCCACTCGCCGAACCGCGGCCGCCGCGCAAGCTCTACCGCAGCAGTGACGGACGCTGGCTCGGTGGTGTGGCGCGGGGGCTCGCCGGACACCTCGGGCTCCCGGTGATCTGGGTACGGCTGGTCTTCGTCGGCCTGTTCATGGCCGACGGCCTCGGTGCGCTGCTGTACGCCGCGTTCTGGTTCTTCGTCCCGCTCGGCGTCGGCGGGGTCGAGGCGCAGAAGCCGCCGTCGCTGGTCTCTTCGGAGACGTCTCCCGACGGCCGACGCAGACTCGTCGCCCGCAGGCCCGACAAGGGCCAGATGGTGGCCCTGCTCCTGATGGTCGTCGTGGCCATGGTGTTCGTGGGCAATGTGAACCTCAGCGGTGCGGCCAGGGCCTATCTGTGGCCGACGGTGCTCGTCGGCGCGGGCGTCGCCCTGGTCTGGCGGCAGGCGGACAACGCCCGCCGGGCCCGCTGGGTCGAGGTCGGCCGCCGCCGGCGCACGGTCACGCTGCTGCGCTCGGTGGGCGGTGTGCTGCTGGTGACGGCCGGCGTCTCCGGCATCTTCGTCCTGCAGGGCTCCGCCGCCCACCTCGGCTCCGTCCTGCAGGCGGCGCTCGCGGTCCTCGTCGGGATAACGCTTCTCGCCGGGCCGTATCTGGTGCGCATGACGCAGGACCTCTCCGAGGAGCGCCTGATGCGCATCCGCGCCCAGGAGCGGGCGGAGGTCGCCGCGCATGTGCACGACTCGGTGCTGCACACCCTCACCCTGATCCAGCGCAACGCGGAGAACGCGAACGAGGTGCGCCGCCTCGCCCGCGCCCAGGAGCGCGACCTGCGCACCTGGCTGTACAAGCCGGAGGGCACCGGCAAGGACGAGGCCGACGAACCCACCACGCTCGCCGACGCCGTGCGGCGCAACGCGGCCGAGGTGGAGGACAAACACGGCGTGCCCATCGAGGTCGTGGTCGTGGGCGACTGCCCGCTCGACGAGAGAATCGCCGCACAGATGCAGGCCGCGCGCGAAGCAATGGTGAACGCCGCCAAGTACGGTGGCGAGGGCGGCGCCGTACAGGTCTACGCCGAGGTCGAGGGCAAGACGGTCTTCGTGTCCGTGCGGGACCGCGGCCCCGGCTTCGACCTCGACTCGATACCCGCCGACCGGATGGGTGTCAGAGAATCGATCATCGGCCGCATGGAGCGCAACGGCGGTACGGCGCGGCTGCGCGCGGTGCCGGACGGCGGCACGGAGGTCGAGCTGGAGATGGAGAGGGCGGAGAAGACGTCATGA
- a CDS encoding M23 family metallopeptidase, producing MNDRHPSGTMTPAPASDADSAHYASYGTQEAQYGDFTTYSDYAATGFDTTGTDGTGFAATGHTTATFATDPLFGDMPGSGHGTGTYDTGHWPTGAHENPHYDAYAAQHHAAYDTGVYDTTSWTAEQQPLSVIPPQATSPDSTGQWDAGAWLQPDQSGNPADQTQQWEWGTQAFDTGAYDATQWNTDGAAAPAPDAYEQHGETFEQHETATFEQVAYDEAAGAAYHDPAEDGGEPAATGELPTVAPLLDDQEEAGPRAASRAASRAGSRSRRRTPPKRSALLTIAVPSACVMGVAGIAAASVGSLTEDGAVEAQTTAADAQPVKPAAANNKLDTQLQSLTAGADDFADRASRTQERIDLKAQQAAERKRAAEEAARKERLRPKFALPVARHGLSAYYGQSGINWMSLHSGIDFPVSYGTTVMAATDGTVRTQWNSAYGNMMIVTAKDGTETWYCHLSTYTVPSGTTVKAGDPIARSGNSGNSTGPHLHFEVRPAGGSAIDPLPWLRSHGIDPT from the coding sequence GTGAACGACCGTCACCCGTCGGGGACCATGACCCCGGCTCCGGCTTCCGACGCCGACTCGGCGCATTACGCGTCGTACGGCACCCAGGAAGCCCAGTACGGCGACTTCACCACGTACAGCGACTACGCCGCCACTGGATTTGACACCACCGGTACCGACGGCACCGGTTTCGCCGCCACCGGCCACACCACCGCGACCTTCGCCACCGATCCCCTCTTCGGCGACATGCCGGGCAGCGGCCACGGCACGGGCACGTACGACACCGGCCACTGGCCCACGGGTGCGCACGAGAACCCGCACTACGACGCGTACGCGGCCCAGCATCACGCCGCCTACGACACCGGCGTCTACGACACGACGTCCTGGACGGCCGAGCAGCAGCCGCTCTCGGTCATCCCGCCGCAGGCCACCTCCCCGGACAGCACCGGGCAGTGGGACGCCGGTGCCTGGCTCCAGCCCGACCAGTCCGGCAATCCGGCCGACCAGACCCAGCAGTGGGAATGGGGCACGCAGGCCTTCGACACCGGCGCCTACGACGCCACGCAGTGGAACACCGACGGCGCCGCCGCGCCGGCCCCCGATGCCTACGAGCAGCACGGCGAAACCTTCGAGCAGCACGAGACCGCGACGTTCGAGCAGGTCGCCTACGACGAAGCCGCCGGGGCCGCCTATCACGACCCCGCCGAGGACGGCGGCGAGCCGGCCGCCACCGGCGAACTGCCCACCGTCGCCCCGCTCCTGGACGACCAGGAAGAGGCCGGCCCGCGCGCCGCCTCACGGGCGGCCTCGCGCGCCGGGTCCCGTTCCCGCCGCCGTACGCCCCCCAAGCGCTCGGCGCTGCTGACCATCGCGGTGCCCTCGGCGTGTGTGATGGGCGTCGCGGGGATCGCCGCCGCCTCCGTCGGCAGCCTCACCGAGGACGGCGCCGTGGAGGCGCAGACGACCGCGGCGGACGCGCAGCCGGTGAAACCGGCCGCGGCCAACAACAAACTGGACACGCAGCTTCAGAGCCTCACCGCCGGCGCCGACGACTTCGCCGACCGGGCCAGCCGTACGCAGGAGCGCATCGACCTCAAGGCCCAGCAGGCTGCCGAGCGCAAGCGCGCGGCGGAGGAGGCGGCCCGCAAGGAACGGCTGCGCCCGAAGTTCGCCCTGCCGGTCGCCCGGCACGGGCTCAGCGCCTACTACGGCCAGTCCGGCATCAACTGGATGTCCCTGCACAGCGGCATCGATTTCCCCGTCTCGTACGGCACGACCGTGATGGCCGCGACCGACGGCACCGTGCGCACGCAGTGGAACAGCGCGTACGGCAACATGATGATCGTGACCGCGAAGGACGGCACGGAGACGTGGTACTGCCACCTCTCCACCTACACGGTCCCCTCCGGTACGACCGTGAAGGCCGGCGATCCGATCGCGCGCTCCGGCAACTCCGGCAACTCGACCGGCCCTCATCTGCACTTCGAGGTGCGCCCGGCCGGCGGCTCGGCGATCGACCCGCTCCCGTGGCTGCGCAGCCACGGCATCGACCCGACGTAA
- a CDS encoding PspC domain-containing protein, with protein sequence MTDHDHAATGPGPGSGPRPAPGAGPQDAAPAADAAPAGSSAPPGAHGHADAGEQRGGSPDATDPAGGAIPPGPPHRFRRDRRHKVLAGVCAGLGRQCDMDPVIFRITLAVLSATGGIGLLFYGFAWLFVSYDDEDENEVRKLLTGRVDGQALTAVLFALVGCGVFLTMLRNGGVLTFAVVLSLLLAGAGYWSRQRGAPSPDLLAAQAVADAPPEPQAPPVFLTSPSWWRDPIVKDGTHIGGTGYLWGPRDSRDMDVAAAINISLGVQSRDREDIPAPHTRPPKPRGPRWIGGWVFLLALLAGALGTSLTWDRHPLGTSLQTGLSCALAVLGLGIAVSAFLGRTGAGSILLAIITAGLLAGSAAVPKDIGTHWTRTTWQPTTVADVRRQYDLGTGVGTLDLTRLEVDRGQTVTTRADVGMGQVKVLVPEGVTVRLNVEVGIGDLQLPGDDKKDVDVKPGQHQEMTLSPAQGVKRSGTVDLDLQVGMGQAEVARAAS encoded by the coding sequence ATGACCGATCACGACCACGCCGCGACGGGTCCGGGACCCGGCTCCGGCCCGCGCCCCGCACCGGGCGCCGGGCCGCAGGATGCCGCGCCCGCCGCGGACGCCGCCCCCGCCGGCTCCTCCGCGCCCCCGGGCGCGCACGGGCACGCGGACGCGGGAGAGCAGCGTGGAGGTTCGCCCGACGCGACCGACCCGGCAGGGGGAGCCATCCCGCCCGGACCACCGCACAGATTCCGGCGCGACCGCCGCCACAAGGTCCTGGCCGGCGTCTGCGCCGGGCTCGGGCGGCAGTGCGACATGGACCCGGTGATCTTCCGGATCACCCTCGCGGTGCTCTCCGCCACCGGCGGCATCGGCCTCCTCTTCTACGGCTTCGCCTGGCTCTTCGTCTCGTACGACGACGAGGACGAGAACGAGGTGCGCAAGCTGCTGACCGGCCGCGTCGACGGCCAGGCCCTGACGGCCGTGCTGTTCGCGCTGGTCGGCTGCGGAGTGTTCCTGACCATGCTGCGCAACGGCGGGGTGCTGACCTTCGCCGTCGTCCTGTCCCTCCTCCTCGCGGGCGCCGGTTACTGGTCGCGCCAGCGCGGCGCACCCAGCCCCGACCTTCTGGCCGCCCAGGCCGTCGCCGACGCCCCGCCGGAACCCCAGGCGCCGCCGGTCTTCCTCACGTCCCCCTCCTGGTGGCGCGACCCCATCGTCAAGGACGGCACCCACATCGGCGGCACGGGCTATCTCTGGGGCCCCCGCGACTCCCGCGACATGGACGTCGCGGCAGCCATCAACATCAGCCTCGGTGTCCAGTCCCGCGACCGCGAGGACATACCCGCCCCGCACACCCGGCCGCCCAAGCCGCGCGGCCCCCGCTGGATCGGCGGCTGGGTCTTCCTGCTGGCCCTGCTGGCGGGTGCCCTGGGCACGAGCCTGACCTGGGACCGGCACCCGCTCGGCACGAGTCTGCAGACCGGCCTGTCCTGCGCACTCGCCGTCCTGGGGCTGGGCATAGCGGTCAGCGCCTTCCTGGGGCGGACCGGCGCCGGATCGATCCTCCTGGCGATCATCACGGCCGGCCTGCTCGCCGGCTCGGCGGCAGTGCCCAAGGACATCGGCACGCATTGGACCCGCACGACCTGGCAGCCCACCACAGTGGCGGACGTGCGCCGGCAGTACGACCTGGGCACAGGCGTCGGCACGCTGGACCTGACGAGGCTGGAGGTAGACCGGGGCCAGACCGTCACGACACGCGCCGACGTCGGCATGGGCCAGGTGAAGGTGCTCGTGCCCGAGGGCGTGACCGTGCGGCTGAACGTCGAGGTGGGTATCGGAGACCTCCAACTGCCGGGCGACGACAAGAAGGACGTGGACGTGAAGCCGGGCCAGCACCAGGAGATGACCCTCTCCCCCGCCCAGGGCGTCAAGAGGTCGGGCACCGTCGACCTGGACCTCCAGGTCGGCATGGGACAGGCGGAGGTGGCCCGTGCTGCGTCATGA
- a CDS encoding C40 family peptidase — MASHRKSRPAGTRVAGIRTPALATAALTSVALLSQSANAAPEADDKPSLEEVEKKVDDLYRQAESATDKYNAAKEKTAKQRKRVDTLLDGVAQRTQKLNEAREKLGSFAAAQYRTGASAPDTATFLLADTPQDYFDRTQLMDRMTGRQKVAVDDYVTQQSETMKKRQEATESLETLNETQGDLKTAKATVQRKLADARELLSKLTAEEKARLAAIEREKQQEAARKAEELARQQAAQQKAQEEAAQQQDSGSSSAGSGSSTSTAPADSSYATKAEKALAFARAQIGKPYVWGAVGPGSYDCSGLTQAAWKAAGVTLPRTTYDQVNAGTTVSLADAQPGDLVFFYDDITHVGIYIGNGMMIHAPKPGTYVREESIYYDGESSIHSVVRPA, encoded by the coding sequence TTGGCGTCGCACCGCAAGTCGCGTCCCGCGGGTACGCGCGTCGCAGGCATACGGACCCCCGCCCTCGCAACGGCGGCCCTCACGTCCGTGGCCCTGCTGTCCCAGTCGGCCAACGCCGCCCCCGAGGCCGACGACAAGCCGAGCCTGGAGGAAGTAGAGAAGAAGGTCGACGACCTCTACCGCCAGGCCGAGTCGGCCACCGACAAGTACAACGCGGCCAAGGAGAAGACCGCGAAGCAGCGCAAGCGCGTCGACACCCTCCTCGACGGCGTCGCGCAGCGCACCCAGAAGCTCAACGAGGCGCGGGAGAAGCTGGGTTCCTTCGCCGCCGCCCAGTACCGCACCGGCGCCTCCGCCCCGGACACGGCGACGTTCCTGCTCGCGGACACCCCGCAGGACTACTTCGACCGGACCCAGCTGATGGACCGGATGACCGGCCGTCAGAAGGTCGCGGTCGACGACTACGTCACGCAGCAGTCCGAGACGATGAAGAAGCGCCAGGAGGCCACCGAGAGCCTCGAGACGCTCAACGAGACGCAGGGCGACCTGAAGACGGCCAAGGCGACCGTCCAGAGGAAGCTCGCCGACGCGCGCGAACTGCTGTCGAAGCTGACCGCCGAGGAGAAGGCGCGGCTCGCGGCGATCGAGAGGGAGAAGCAGCAGGAGGCCGCCCGCAAGGCCGAAGAGCTGGCCCGGCAGCAGGCCGCGCAGCAGAAGGCGCAGGAGGAGGCCGCCCAGCAGCAGGACAGCGGCTCCTCGTCGGCGGGCTCCGGCTCGTCCACCTCCACGGCCCCGGCCGACTCCTCGTACGCCACCAAGGCCGAGAAGGCGCTCGCCTTCGCCCGCGCCCAGATCGGCAAGCCGTACGTCTGGGGCGCCGTCGGCCCCGGGTCCTACGACTGCTCCGGCCTCACCCAGGCCGCGTGGAAGGCCGCGGGCGTTACCCTGCCGCGCACGACGTACGACCAGGTCAACGCCGGCACCACGGTCTCCCTGGCCGATGCCCAGCCCGGTGACCTGGTCTTCTTCTACGACGACATCACGCACGTCGGCATCTACATCGGCAACGGCATGATGATCCACGCCCCGAAGCCCGGCACCTACGTGCGCGAGGAGTCGATCTACTACGACGGCGAGTCGTCGATCCACAGCGTGGTGCGGCCGGCCTGA